A segment of the Bacillus oleivorans genome:
TTTTTACAATTTTTGCGATTCAAAGTGTTCGTGATTCTGGTTGGGGATTTTTCACCTATCTTTTAATTTTACTGGCAACAATGGACTTTGGATCGGGCCTGCGTTTTGTTATGATCCACTACCAATTAAAAAAGAAGAGATAAAGCAAAAACACGTGCATCATTAAAAGCACGTGTTTTTTAAGTTTATTCATTATGCGGCTGATTTAGAGCTTCTGTCTCTGCTTTAAGTACTTTTCGATAAGAGATGGCAGAAATCCAAATGCTTATTTCGTATAAAATCAAAAGCGGAACAGTTACCATCATATGGCTCAAAAGCTCTGGCGGTGTGATAAAGGCTGCAATCACGAGTAAAACAAAATACGCATATTTGCGAATACCGCGTAATAGCATTGGAGTCACAAGCCCCAGCCTAGTCAGGAACATAACCACTACTGGCAATTGAAACAAGATCCCAAATGGCAGCGTTATTTGAAATAGAAACTGAAAGTATTCATTAATACCAATTGTTTGCTCGATGTTTAAATTGTTAGCAACATTCGTCATAAATTGAACAACGAACGGAAACAAAATAAAATATGAAAACGATACC
Coding sequences within it:
- the tatC gene encoding twin-arginine translocase subunit TatC, translated to MEQKDMTVYEHITELRKRLIYVVVFFLFAVVGGFFLSEPLIKFLQHADEAKHLTMNAFNLTDPVKIYLQVTFIIGAVITSPFALYQLWAFISPGLYEKERKVTLSYIPMSVFLFLLGVSFSYFILFPFVVQFMTNVANNLNIEQTIGINEYFQFLFQITLPFGILFQLPVVVMFLTRLGLVTPMLLRGIRKYAYFVLLVIAAFITPPELLSHMMVTVPLLILYEISIWISAISYRKVLKAETEALNQPHNE
- a CDS encoding YdiK family protein codes for the protein MRSPLFTGILYLALGIIFTIFAIQSVRDSGWGFFTYLLILLATMDFGSGLRFVMIHYQLKKKR